From one Malus sylvestris chromosome 1, drMalSylv7.2, whole genome shotgun sequence genomic stretch:
- the LOC126617794 gene encoding 2-oxoisovalerate dehydrogenase subunit alpha 2, mitochondrial-like: MRKSGSSIIKHFKSSSSSIIGSLALTSPTPLTPPPPPFPQILRILAAGDLSNFCSRRFESVKAETMRDSDNTHRTHDQALEFPEGKVKFTPKMRFISETAKERECCYRILDDNGNHILSSNHVQVSEEVAVKMYTNMVTLQTMDTIFYEAQRQGRISFYLTTVGEEAINIASAAALTIDDIVFPQYREAGVLLWRGFTLQEFANQCFSNKSDYGKGRQMPIHYGSNKLNYVTVASTVASQLPHAVGAAYSLKMDRKDACVVVYVGDGGTSEGDFHAALNFAAVKDAPVIFFCRNNGWAISTPTSDQFRSDGVVVKGRAYGVRSIRVDGNDALAVYGAVYAARDMAIKEQRPILIEALTYRVGHHSTSDDSTKYRPVEEIEWWKMERDPISRFRKWMENNGWWSDKQELEARNDARKQILHAIQEAEKVDKPPVADIFTDVYDSPSSDLHEQEKLLRDTIRRHPCDYPSDVPL, encoded by the exons ATGCGGAAATCAGGTAGCAGCATTATCAAGCATTTCAAATCATCATCGTCTAGTATCATCGGATCCTTGGCTCTCACCTCTCCCACTCCACTcactccacctcctcctccattTCCTCAAATTCTCCGAATCCTGGCGGCCGGAGATTTAAGTAATTTCTGCTCTCGCCGGTTTGAATCCGTCAAAGCAGAAACGATGCGGGATTCGGATAATACTCATCGCACTCACGATCAG GCCTTAGAGTTTCCAGAAGGAAAGGTCAAGTTCACTCCTAAAATGAGGTTCATATCTGAGACTGCTAAGGAGCGTGAGTGCTGTTATCGCATCCTTGACGACAATGGGAACCACATTTTGTCTAGCAACCATGTACAG GTCAGTGAGGAAGTTGCTGTGAAAATGTATACGAACATGGTTACTCTTCAGACCATGGACACCATTTTCTATGAAGCACAAAGGCAAGGAAGGATTTCATTCTATTTGACCACAGTCGGTGAAGAGGCCATCAATATTGCCTCAGCGGCAGCACTCACCATTGACGACATTGTCTTTCCTCAG TACAGGGAGGCAGGAGTGCTATTATGGCGCGGTTTCACTCTACAAGAATTTGCAAACCAGTGTTTCAGTAACAAATCTGATTATGGAAAAGGCAGGCAGATGCCAATCCATTATGGGTCTAACAAGCTCAATTACGTCACTGTAGCATCAACCGTGGC TTCACAACTTCCACATGCTGTTGGTGCTGCGTATTCTTTAAAGATGGATAGGAAAGATGCATGTGTGGTTGTGTATGTTGGTGATGGCGGCACAAGTGAG GGTGATTTCCATGCTGCTTTGAATTTTGCGGCTGTTAAGGATGCTCCGGTTATATTCTTTTGTCGGAACAATGGATGGGCTATCAGTACACCTACATCAGACCAGTTTCGGA GTGATGGTGTTGTTGTCAAAGGCCGGGCCTATGGAGTTCGAAGCATCCGAGTAGATGGTAATGATGCACTTGCTGTGTATGGTGCAGTTTATGCTGCCCGCGACATGGCAATCAAAGAACAGAGACCAATCTTAATTGAG GCATTAACATATCGAGTAGGACACCATTCCACTTCAGATGATTCGACGAAGTATCGTCCAGTCGAAGAGATTGAATGGTGGAAAATGGAGCGAGACCCTATATCTCGATTTAGAAAGTGGATGGAAAACAATGGTTGGTGGAGTGATAAGCAAGAGTTAGAGGCCAGAAACGATGCGAGGAAGCAG ATATTACATGCAATCCAAGAAGCAGAAAAAGTTGACAAACCTCCAGTTGCTGACATTTTCACAGATGTATATGACTCTCCCTCTTCCGATCTCCACGAGCAAGAGAAATTGCTCAGAGACACAATTCGAAGACATCCCTGTGATTACCCATCCGACGTGCCTCTCTAA